In a single window of the Mustelus asterias chromosome 3, sMusAst1.hap1.1, whole genome shotgun sequence genome:
- the tm4sf4 gene encoding transmembrane 4 L6 family member 4 has protein sequence MCYGKCARCLGITLIPLALTCIILNTLLFFPNGVTGYNTPEKLADTVWCFGGILGSGLLMVFPILVFMGMENNDCCGCCGNESCGKRFANFSSIIFAGIGVAGATYSFIISAVALNHGPKCVTSSNNNYTYPFADGDYLSNHSMWDNCIEPPRIVTWHVTLFSLLLVTSGVQLILCGIQVVNGLIGFICGECSCCSCCGSA, from the exons ATGTGCTATGGAAAATGTGCCAGGTGCCTTGGCATCACCCTCATCCCTCTGGCCCTTACCTGCATTATTCTGAACACTCTACTGTTCTTTCCCAATGGAGTAACGGGATACAATACCCCAGAGAAGCTGGCAGACACCGTCTGGTGTTTCGGCGGGATTTTAGGATCTGGATTACTG ATGGTGTTCCCAATTCTGGTGTTTATGGGAATGGAAAATAACGATTGCTGCGGCTGTTGTGGAAACGAGAGCTGCGGGAAACGATTCGCG AATTTCTCCTCTATAATCTTTGCCGGGATAGGCGTGGCAGGAGCTACCTACAGTTTCATCATTTCGGCAGTGGCTCTCAATCATGGTCCAAAATGTGTCACAAGCAGCAATAACAACTACACCTACCCCTTTGCTGATGG TGATTACCTGAGTAATCACAGCATGTGGGATAACTGCATAGAGCCCCCCAGAATAGTCACCTGGCACGTCACGTTGTTCTCCCTCCTATTGGTGACAAGTGGGGTTCAGCTCATTCTTTGTGGAATCCAGGTTGTTAACGGGCTCATTGGGTTTATCTGTGGAGAGTGCAGCTGCTGTTCGTGCTGTGGTTCAG ccTAA